A genomic stretch from Candidatus Hydrogenisulfobacillus filiaventi includes:
- a CDS encoding conserved protein of unknown function (Evidence 4 : Unknown function but conserved in other organisms) has product MMATRRGGNEFLALVGWTLRFHRARNPEARRKARARVVELVGRRWRRYQGWSPEREVPVRAVEAMWRGASLAARSRLQTWLSRIYPRFLGSLLLWFIGRANVLGVLTAYLCWQWTRVEEPAAPAELGLWSSGGSGQPV; this is encoded by the coding sequence ATGATGGCGACACGGCGGGGCGGAAACGAATTTCTGGCCTTGGTGGGATGGACGCTCCGTTTCCACCGGGCCCGCAATCCGGAGGCGCGGCGCAAGGCCCGGGCCCGCGTCGTGGAGTTGGTGGGCCGGCGGTGGCGGCGGTATCAGGGCTGGAGCCCGGAGCGGGAGGTGCCCGTCCGGGCGGTGGAGGCCATGTGGCGGGGCGCGTCCCTGGCGGCCCGGTCCCGGCTGCAGACCTGGCTGTCCCGTATTTATCCCCGGTTCCTGGGATCCCTCCTGCTGTGGTTCATCGGCCGTGCCAACGTGCTGGGGGTTCTGACCGCCTACCTCTGCTGGCAATGGACGCGGGTGGAGGAGCCGGCAGCCCCTGCGGAACTCGGTTTGTGGTCGTCGGGCGGCAGCGGTCAGCCGGTTTGA
- a CDS encoding protein of unknown function (Evidence 5 : Unknown function), which translates to MPNPILTGRLAYGRTYTEARKRRQRGADDFMDISLSDPIPELVLMPRERGEITMDA; encoded by the coding sequence ATGCCAAATCCCATCCTGACCGGACGGCTGGCCTACGGGCGCACATATACCGAGGCCCGCAAACGGCGGCAGCGGGGTGCCGACGACTTCATGGACATCAGCCTGAGCGATCCCATTCCCGAACTGGTCCTCATGCCACGGGAGCGCGGGGAGATAACCATGGACGCATAA
- a CDS encoding protein of unknown function (Evidence 5 : Unknown function), translated as MSMALHRLATLPALATCIECGEPLTRNDVLETGQAKRCIPCHREHSRKRERYLVKVAVAEP; from the coding sequence ATGTCCATGGCCCTTCATCGATTGGCGACCCTGCCGGCCTTGGCGACCTGCATCGAATGCGGGGAACCCTTGACCCGTAACGACGTGCTGGAGACCGGGCAGGCCAAACGATGCATTCCCTGCCACCGGGAGCACTCGCGCAAGCGCGAGCGCTATCTGGTTAAGGTGGCGGTGGCCGAGCCCTGA
- a CDS encoding conserved protein of unknown function (Evidence 4 : Unknown function but conserved in other organisms): MGFWQRRREGGGWDADASRRRMEAGELPLAAGGRLAARPGGWGAGPGKGAIGALARVGFLPAAPVTGTAVLAFEIAPPEPDPQWAEPTLGPQAELAAVSRAQERVRTLALERLGEEARQLGAAGVVGVRIEVRRSPEPAGRLVASAEGLAVRPASGGPVPGEPFLAAMPPAAFARLLEQGLMPLGLALGTASYYVFAQALVWDPAAQVPGESAALTDAVYEARNLALNRLHSHARGLGADGVLGLGVDIAVEPFEDFEHTDHVIHVVAAGTAVGRFGQPAAPAAVRLVFRVGAGGVGV, translated from the coding sequence GTGGGATTCTGGCAACGGCGCCGGGAGGGCGGCGGTTGGGACGCGGACGCCAGCCGCCGGCGGATGGAAGCGGGGGAACTGCCCCTGGCGGCCGGCGGGCGTCTGGCCGCCCGGCCCGGCGGGTGGGGGGCAGGCCCGGGCAAGGGGGCGATCGGGGCTTTGGCCCGGGTGGGATTCCTGCCCGCTGCCCCGGTTACCGGGACGGCCGTGCTGGCGTTCGAGATCGCCCCGCCGGAGCCGGATCCGCAGTGGGCGGAACCCACCCTGGGACCGCAGGCGGAGCTGGCGGCGGTGTCGCGGGCCCAGGAGCGTGTGCGCACCCTGGCGCTGGAGCGGTTGGGCGAGGAGGCCCGGCAGCTGGGCGCAGCGGGGGTGGTGGGGGTGCGGATCGAGGTCCGCCGTTCGCCGGAACCGGCGGGACGACTCGTCGCCAGCGCCGAGGGCCTGGCGGTGCGGCCGGCGTCCGGCGGGCCTGTTCCCGGGGAGCCCTTCCTGGCCGCTATGCCGCCGGCGGCTTTTGCCCGGCTGCTCGAGCAGGGGCTGATGCCGTTGGGGCTGGCCCTCGGCACCGCCAGCTATTATGTGTTCGCCCAGGCCCTGGTCTGGGACCCGGCCGCGCAGGTGCCCGGCGAATCGGCGGCGTTAACGGATGCGGTGTATGAGGCGCGCAACCTGGCCTTAAACCGCCTGCACTCACACGCCCGCGGGCTGGGGGCGGACGGGGTGCTGGGCCTGGGGGTGGACATCGCGGTGGAACCTTTTGAGGATTTTGAGCACACGGACCACGTGATCCACGTGGTGGCGGCGGGAACGGCGGTGGGCCGTTTCGGGCAGCCGGCCGCCCCGGCCGCGGTCCGCCTGGTGTTCCGGGTCGGTGCCGGCGGGGTGGGGGTATGA
- a CDS encoding conserved membrane protein of unknown function (Evidence 4 : Unknown function but conserved in other organisms), whose translation MQWLILSLLAVYTGVLVYLGRLGRRRSTSENFIHGGRQFSAWQVFFMISALWCSWIFIVEIETAYLFGVSAVWFGVAVGVMAFVSIFLLATPFRRLSYVTNSGILGQRFGTGARTLSGLVIALTFPIFAMSNVLAAAAFLHVVTGWPLVVTLAGTAVVILAYAVLGGIWALAYTQIANFVVMAAGLILATGVALHAAPPAEWARNLPARYLSWTGVGTGTILVWLFSDLLNVVSAQAEFQILTAATDMRVAQRGLNWAMISIAVFTVLSALVGVAVRAGVPGGRLLGVVAFPLLYLHHASAPVVALMTLVVWAAALTWSAPLLFSGAASLGADVLRYLVRGLSDRTRFCVQICLPLQAALVVLYATMRPQDLAWWQVFSLTIRNGAIFAPTVALLVWPVAGRGAAVTSILGGSLAGLAWNMATGFSTTRFLYGLNPMWVGASAGIVLLVGLSLLTARGRYRWNGAAFRHHGWAAWPATGLLALLAGLQLLDWPGLVRTALAGPLVLLTAVDLLLLASLLARPRTEEWASAVSTAPTPG comes from the coding sequence ATGCAGTGGTTAATCCTCAGCTTGCTGGCGGTCTATACCGGGGTCCTGGTCTACCTCGGACGCCTGGGCCGCCGCCGGTCCACCTCCGAAAACTTCATCCACGGCGGCCGGCAATTCTCCGCCTGGCAGGTCTTCTTCATGATCAGCGCCCTCTGGTGCTCGTGGATCTTCATCGTCGAAATCGAGACCGCCTACCTGTTCGGCGTCTCCGCCGTCTGGTTCGGGGTGGCGGTGGGGGTGATGGCCTTCGTCAGCATTTTCCTGCTGGCCACCCCCTTCCGGCGCCTGAGCTACGTCACCAACAGCGGCATCCTCGGCCAGCGTTTTGGCACCGGGGCTCGCACCCTCTCCGGGCTGGTCATCGCCCTCACCTTCCCCATCTTCGCGATGTCCAACGTGCTGGCCGCTGCGGCCTTCCTGCATGTAGTGACCGGCTGGCCGCTGGTGGTCACCCTGGCCGGCACCGCGGTGGTGATCCTGGCCTACGCCGTGCTGGGAGGCATCTGGGCGTTGGCCTATACCCAAATCGCCAACTTCGTGGTGATGGCTGCCGGCCTCATCCTGGCCACGGGGGTCGCCCTGCACGCGGCACCGCCTGCGGAGTGGGCCCGCAACCTGCCGGCCCGCTACCTCTCCTGGACCGGGGTGGGCACCGGCACCATCCTGGTCTGGCTCTTCTCCGACCTCCTCAACGTGGTGAGTGCCCAGGCCGAGTTCCAGATCCTCACCGCCGCCACCGACATGCGGGTAGCGCAGCGCGGCCTCAACTGGGCCATGATCTCCATCGCCGTCTTCACGGTGTTGTCCGCCCTGGTGGGGGTGGCGGTGCGGGCGGGGGTGCCGGGCGGCCGCCTCCTGGGCGTGGTGGCCTTCCCGCTGCTGTACCTGCACCATGCTTCCGCCCCGGTGGTGGCCCTGATGACCCTGGTGGTGTGGGCGGCGGCCCTCACCTGGTCGGCCCCGCTGCTCTTCTCCGGCGCAGCCAGCCTGGGTGCCGACGTGCTCCGCTATCTGGTGCGCGGCCTCTCCGACCGCACCCGGTTCTGCGTCCAGATCTGCCTGCCCCTGCAGGCGGCGCTGGTGGTGCTCTATGCCACCATGCGCCCGCAGGACCTGGCCTGGTGGCAGGTGTTCTCCCTGACCATCCGCAACGGCGCCATCTTTGCCCCCACCGTCGCCCTGCTGGTGTGGCCGGTCGCCGGCCGGGGGGCCGCCGTCACCTCCATCCTGGGCGGAAGCCTGGCCGGATTGGCGTGGAACATGGCTACCGGCTTTTCCACCACCCGCTTCCTCTACGGCCTGAATCCCATGTGGGTGGGCGCCTCCGCCGGGATCGTGCTGCTGGTCGGCCTCTCGCTCCTGACCGCCCGCGGCCGCTACCGCTGGAACGGGGCCGCCTTCCGTCACCACGGCTGGGCGGCCTGGCCTGCCACAGGTCTCCTGGCCCTGCTGGCCGGGCTGCAACTGCTGGACTGGCCCGGTCTGGTGCGGACCGCCCTGGCCGGCCCCCTGGTCCTCCTGACTGCGGTCGACCTCCTGCTCCTGGCGTCGCTGCTGGCCCGCCCGCGGACGGAAGAGTGGGCCAGCGCCGTCAGCACGGCTCCCACCCCCGGCTAA
- a CDS encoding protein of unknown function (Evidence 5 : Unknown function) codes for MLLPGLARCAHCGEPLVATEGSTTKPHKALGQKHYFSQAYPCPTKATRGTGACDGQRTSFSSAKRMERTMLAALSHALGQLSTSTLIARRSASRPRRR; via the coding sequence ATGCTGCTCCCGGGCTTGGCCCGCTGCGCCCACTGTGGAGAGCCGCTGGTGGCGACCGAGGGGTCCACCACCAAGCCCCACAAGGCGTTGGGCCAGAAGCACTACTTCTCCCAGGCGTATCCCTGCCCGACCAAGGCCACGCGGGGCACCGGCGCCTGCGACGGGCAACGCACCAGCTTCAGCTCCGCGAAGCGGATGGAACGCACGATGCTGGCAGCCCTTTCGCACGCGCTGGGCCAGCTGAGCACATCCACGCTCATCGCGCGGAGGTCCGCCAGCAGACCGCGCAGGAGATAA
- the tri gene encoding Tricorn protease homolog 1, with translation MEQEQGYYRYPTVAAGQVVFVSEDDLWQVPLTGGTARRLTAGRASAGRPWLSPDGRWLVFAGREEGDTDLYLMPGSGGEARRITWLGAATQPAGWTADGRILLATNARRPFRNWVELWTLELEGGEPAPLGWGPASAAAFGPDGAVVLGRNTADPARWKRYRGGTRGVLWIRRSAGAAFEPFPVAEGNLASPMWIGDRIYFLSDHEGIGNLYSVAPDGSDLRRHTHHADYYARNASTDGTVIVYHAGAELWAYDPGRDLGWRIEVDYHSQRTQRQVRHPEASRFWTGFSLSPAGERLAVVSRGHLYTLGCWEGPVTEPGEPQGVRYRLPQWTDSGRIVVVSDAGGEEHLELLPADPPGPARAVTPPLGRITELAVAPDGRWAAAVNHRYEVWLINLEAADLDGAAVRIDRSEFGAPGGLAWSPDSRWLAYACPDSATTVPLRVCERESRAVRTITRPVIADSAPAWDPEGRYLYFLSARVFDPVYDTFKFDLGFPRGMRPYLLPLTRDTRSPFLPEPRPLTSPAGSGEGPGPVEVRIDFEGILDRVQAFPLPEGRYLQLAAGRNRIYYTTLPVEGSLDSSFYPGEPPARATLAMFDLETLKAEELGQHVTAFCLDREGRTLAVRSGRRLRVVKAGDKLDESKTQPGRESGLVDLDGRVVVTVDPPAEWEQMLREAWRLMRDNFWTPDMSGVDWEAVYARYRRLLPRVSTRSEFSDLMWEMQGELGTSHAYELGGDYRKEPEHRQGYLGADLRWDPDAGAWVVTAVVRGDSWAEDADSALAAPGVNLQPGDQLLAIDGRPLDPTLPPARALIDKGGKPVQLVWRRPGEPEPRRGVVQALKTEQPLYYRAWVEANRRRVHERSGGRVGYVHVPDMGPRGFAEFHRAYLAEYRRDGLIVDVRFNGGGHVSQLLLEQLARKRIGYDVPRYGQPIPYPAESVPGPIVALTNEYAGSDGDIFSHAFKLMGIGPLLGQRTWGGVIGISPRHPLVDGSVTTQPEYSFWFRDVGWGVENYGTEPDIPVANTPDDYRRGVDAQLERAIDEVLERLTKSPPALPDFGPRPSTAPPDRLPDPAA, from the coding sequence ATGGAACAGGAGCAGGGGTATTACCGCTATCCCACCGTCGCGGCGGGACAGGTGGTGTTCGTGTCGGAGGACGACCTCTGGCAGGTTCCCCTCACGGGCGGGACCGCCCGGCGGCTGACGGCCGGGCGGGCCAGCGCCGGCCGGCCCTGGCTGTCCCCCGACGGCCGCTGGCTGGTCTTCGCCGGCCGGGAGGAAGGGGACACCGACCTCTACCTCATGCCCGGCAGCGGCGGCGAGGCCCGACGCATCACCTGGCTGGGCGCCGCCACCCAGCCGGCCGGCTGGACGGCCGACGGCCGGATCCTCTTGGCCACCAATGCCCGGCGGCCGTTCCGCAACTGGGTGGAGTTGTGGACCCTGGAGCTGGAGGGTGGCGAGCCGGCCCCCCTGGGCTGGGGCCCGGCCTCCGCTGCCGCCTTCGGGCCCGACGGGGCCGTGGTCCTGGGCCGCAATACCGCGGACCCCGCCCGCTGGAAGCGCTACCGGGGCGGTACCCGCGGGGTGCTCTGGATCCGGCGCTCGGCCGGGGCGGCGTTCGAACCCTTCCCCGTCGCCGAGGGCAACCTGGCCAGCCCGATGTGGATCGGCGACCGGATTTATTTCCTGTCGGACCATGAGGGGATCGGCAACCTCTACTCCGTCGCGCCGGACGGCAGCGACCTGCGCCGGCATACCCACCACGCCGACTATTACGCCCGCAACGCCTCCACCGACGGGACGGTGATCGTTTACCACGCGGGGGCGGAATTGTGGGCCTATGATCCTGGCCGCGACCTCGGCTGGCGGATCGAAGTCGACTACCACAGCCAGCGCACCCAGCGTCAGGTGCGGCATCCGGAGGCGTCCCGGTTCTGGACCGGCTTCAGCCTGTCCCCGGCCGGCGAACGGCTGGCAGTGGTCTCCCGCGGCCATCTCTACACGTTGGGATGCTGGGAGGGGCCGGTAACGGAGCCAGGGGAACCGCAGGGGGTACGCTACCGGCTGCCGCAATGGACAGACAGCGGCCGCATTGTGGTTGTCTCCGACGCAGGCGGGGAGGAGCACCTCGAGCTGCTGCCGGCGGATCCGCCCGGCCCGGCGCGGGCCGTCACGCCGCCGTTGGGCCGCATTACCGAGCTGGCGGTTGCCCCGGACGGCCGCTGGGCGGCCGCCGTCAACCATCGCTACGAAGTTTGGCTGATTAACCTCGAGGCCGCCGACCTGGACGGGGCCGCCGTCCGCATCGACCGCAGCGAGTTCGGCGCCCCCGGGGGGCTGGCCTGGTCGCCCGACAGCCGCTGGCTGGCCTACGCCTGCCCGGACAGTGCCACCACCGTGCCGCTGCGGGTCTGCGAACGGGAAAGCCGGGCAGTGCGGACCATCACCCGGCCGGTGATCGCCGACAGCGCCCCCGCCTGGGACCCGGAGGGCCGCTACCTCTACTTCTTGTCGGCCCGGGTCTTCGACCCGGTGTACGACACCTTCAAGTTCGACCTCGGCTTCCCCCGCGGGATGCGGCCCTACCTGCTGCCCCTGACCCGGGACACCCGGTCGCCCTTCCTGCCGGAACCGCGGCCGTTGACTTCGCCCGCGGGCAGCGGGGAGGGCCCGGGGCCGGTGGAGGTGCGCATCGACTTTGAGGGCATCCTGGACCGGGTGCAGGCCTTCCCCCTCCCCGAAGGCCGCTACCTGCAGCTGGCGGCCGGCCGCAATCGCATCTATTACACCACCCTGCCGGTGGAAGGCAGCCTCGATTCGTCCTTTTACCCCGGGGAACCGCCCGCCCGCGCCACCCTGGCCATGTTCGACCTCGAGACCCTGAAGGCGGAGGAATTGGGCCAGCACGTGACCGCCTTCTGCCTGGACCGCGAGGGACGCACCCTGGCGGTGCGTTCCGGCCGGCGCCTCCGGGTGGTGAAGGCCGGCGACAAGCTCGATGAAAGCAAGACCCAGCCCGGCCGGGAATCCGGGCTGGTGGACCTGGACGGCCGCGTGGTGGTCACGGTGGACCCTCCGGCGGAATGGGAGCAGATGCTGCGGGAGGCCTGGCGGCTGATGCGGGACAACTTCTGGACCCCTGACATGTCCGGGGTGGACTGGGAGGCGGTCTACGCCCGCTACCGCCGGCTGCTGCCCCGCGTCTCCACCCGCAGCGAGTTCTCCGACCTCATGTGGGAGATGCAGGGGGAGCTGGGAACCTCCCACGCCTACGAGCTGGGCGGCGATTACCGCAAGGAGCCTGAACACCGGCAGGGCTACCTGGGAGCCGACCTGCGCTGGGATCCCGATGCCGGCGCCTGGGTGGTGACAGCGGTGGTACGGGGCGACTCGTGGGCCGAGGACGCCGACTCCGCGCTGGCCGCCCCCGGCGTGAACCTGCAGCCCGGCGATCAGCTGCTGGCCATCGACGGGCGCCCGCTGGACCCCACCCTCCCGCCTGCCCGCGCGCTCATCGACAAAGGGGGCAAACCGGTGCAGCTGGTCTGGCGCCGGCCGGGGGAACCGGAGCCCCGGCGCGGGGTGGTGCAGGCGCTCAAGACCGAGCAGCCCCTTTATTACCGGGCCTGGGTGGAGGCCAACCGCCGGCGGGTGCACGAACGCAGCGGGGGCCGGGTAGGCTACGTGCATGTCCCGGACATGGGCCCGCGCGGCTTCGCCGAGTTCCACCGCGCCTACCTGGCCGAATACCGCCGCGACGGCCTCATCGTGGACGTCCGCTTCAACGGCGGCGGGCACGTCTCGCAGCTGCTGCTGGAGCAGCTGGCCCGCAAGCGGATCGGCTACGACGTGCCCCGTTATGGCCAGCCCATCCCCTATCCGGCCGAGAGCGTGCCCGGCCCCATCGTCGCCCTCACCAACGAGTATGCCGGGTCCGACGGCGACATCTTCAGCCATGCCTTCAAGCTGATGGGCATCGGCCCCCTGCTGGGTCAACGCACCTGGGGCGGGGTCATCGGCATCAGTCCCCGGCACCCCCTGGTGGACGGCAGCGTCACCACCCAGCCCGAGTACTCCTTCTGGTTCCGGGATGTCGGCTGGGGGGTGGAAAACTACGGCACCGAACCGGATATCCCGGTAGCCAACACCCCCGACGACTACCGGCGGGGCGTGGACGCCCAGCTGGAACGGGCCATCGATGAAGTGCTGGAGCGGCTGACCAAGAGCCCGCCTGCCCTGCCCGACTTCGGGCCCCGTCCATCCACCGCCCCCCCGGACCGCCTGCCGGACCCTGCTGCATAA
- a CDS encoding protein of unknown function (Evidence 5 : Unknown function), whose translation MAHVYDQNLSKSLGKALRILSAFDEEHCRFSVSQLAAVTGINRTTVYRLVSTLAAEGYLTATPDGRYMPGLKLVPLGLVARAAACIEDIVLPALDALRDATGETATFYIRDGGYRRAVAEAVSRECIRYVAGLGTPYPLVKGAAGRAILSLLPRAAVAAVAEAHGLGEEELQALLQRVEAVRRQGVDVSRAELIPGVVSVAAPVECRPRALVGAVSVCLPALRLEGRGLDRLRERVRATAATIQERLRLAAAGGLPSG comes from the coding sequence GTGGCCCACGTCTACGACCAGAACCTTTCCAAGTCGCTGGGAAAGGCCTTGCGCATCCTGTCCGCCTTTGACGAGGAGCACTGCCGGTTCTCAGTCAGCCAGCTGGCCGCGGTGACCGGCATCAACCGCACCACCGTCTACCGTCTGGTCAGCACCCTGGCAGCGGAGGGCTACCTGACCGCCACCCCAGACGGCCGCTACATGCCCGGTCTCAAGCTGGTACCGCTGGGCCTGGTGGCGCGGGCGGCGGCCTGCATCGAGGATATCGTGCTGCCCGCCCTGGACGCCCTGCGCGACGCCACCGGGGAGACAGCCACCTTTTACATCCGCGACGGCGGCTACCGCCGGGCGGTGGCCGAGGCGGTGAGCCGGGAATGCATCCGCTATGTAGCAGGCCTGGGAACCCCCTATCCCCTGGTCAAGGGGGCCGCCGGCCGTGCCATCCTCAGCCTGCTGCCGCGCGCGGCCGTGGCGGCTGTGGCCGAGGCCCACGGCCTGGGGGAGGAGGAGCTGCAGGCCCTGCTGCAGCGGGTGGAGGCGGTGCGCCGCCAGGGGGTGGACGTCAGCCGGGCGGAACTGATCCCGGGGGTGGTCTCCGTTGCAGCCCCGGTAGAGTGCCGCCCGCGAGCGCTGGTGGGAGCGGTCTCCGTCTGCCTGCCGGCCCTACGGCTGGAGGGACGGGGCCTGGACCGGCTGAGGGAGCGGGTGCGGGCGACCGCAGCCACCATCCAGGAACGGCTGCGCCTGGCTGCGGCCGGAGGCCTTCCCTCCGGCTAG
- a CDS encoding protein of unknown function (Evidence 5 : Unknown function): MAAPEDQRELLALMRWGLKFHRARRPRTRRQARDQVLALLARRFARCGVAPDGIPGGLPEALWRGAALAARSRVQAWRTRPPVIRFLWRFLLGLAGRATVLGILAAYRCWAWTRPPRPARRAALDPWTSGGRGQPG, translated from the coding sequence ATGGCGGCACCAGAGGATCAGCGTGAACTCTTGGCCCTTATGCGGTGGGGCCTGAAATTTCACCGGGCCCGCCGGCCCCGCACCCGGCGGCAGGCCCGCGACCAGGTGCTGGCCCTTCTGGCCCGCCGTTTCGCCCGGTGCGGCGTGGCACCGGACGGGATACCAGGGGGCCTGCCGGAAGCCCTGTGGAGGGGGGCAGCCCTGGCCGCCCGTTCCCGGGTGCAAGCCTGGCGAACGCGTCCGCCCGTGATCCGGTTCCTGTGGCGGTTCCTGCTGGGGCTGGCGGGGCGGGCGACGGTACTGGGTATCCTGGCCGCATACCGCTGCTGGGCGTGGACCCGGCCTCCCCGCCCGGCGCGGCGGGCGGCCTTGGATCCCTGGACATCCGGTGGGCGTGGGCAGCCAGGATGA
- a CDS encoding putative DsrE/DsrF-like family protein (Evidence 3 : Putative function from multiple computational evidences), with the protein MATEPITRPDTPTDIPVEEEPRPLKRVAIICRAGTYDTMVTVLGWAHALCFDAEEGTEVNVLFTAWAAELLKKGHLDQAVFPQDCAPRKEQFLQKVHEQRFTTPYDALKAAHATGRFHIYACAMAARLFDVTRDNLIPEAEIIGPVTFVREKANGADVVLTFG; encoded by the coding sequence ATGGCTACTGAACCCATCACCCGCCCCGACACCCCCACGGACATCCCCGTCGAGGAGGAGCCCCGGCCCCTGAAGCGGGTTGCCATCATCTGCCGTGCGGGGACCTACGACACCATGGTCACCGTGCTGGGCTGGGCCCACGCCCTCTGCTTCGACGCGGAGGAGGGGACGGAGGTAAATGTGCTCTTCACCGCCTGGGCGGCGGAGCTGCTCAAGAAGGGCCATCTCGACCAGGCGGTCTTCCCCCAGGACTGCGCTCCCCGCAAGGAACAGTTCCTGCAGAAGGTGCACGAGCAGCGCTTCACCACTCCTTACGACGCCCTCAAGGCCGCCCACGCCACCGGGCGCTTCCACATCTACGCCTGCGCCATGGCCGCGCGCCTGTTCGACGTCACCCGCGACAACCTGATCCCCGAGGCGGAAATCATAGGCCCGGTGACCTTCGTGCGGGAGAAGGCCAACGGAGCCGACGTGGTGCTCACCTTCGGCTAG
- a CDS encoding protein of unknown function (Evidence 5 : Unknown function) produces MSTRMRQLAEQGQWTSGWAPNGYRFDPTRRPVPLAIDPKKARWLHQACAGYLDAGSAPPPSPPG; encoded by the coding sequence GTGTCGACCCGCATGCGGCAGCTGGCCGAGCAGGGCCAGTGGACCAGTGGATGGGCGCCAAACGGGTACCGGTTCGACCCCACGCGCCGGCCGGTGCCACTGGCCATCGACCCCAAGAAGGCCCGCTGGCTCCATCAGGCGTGCGCCGGGTACCTGGACGCAGGGTCGGCACCACCACCATCGCCGCCCGGCTGA
- a CDS encoding conserved membrane protein of unknown function (Evidence 4 : Unknown function but conserved in other organisms) produces the protein MVGTAIGEWSEVGQLVVRTLVLYLVALTVFRAMGKRTLAKMGPFDFAVIIMIGEAVAIGMEDAKTPLINAVAITVALGALQYLLTWLNVRFRWLERVTQGTPTELIRDGQVDAAAMRRERISSADLQMELRQQEVQSPEEVKRALLEPTGEISVEKASGSGGAGRKGGDA, from the coding sequence GTGGTCGGCACGGCAATAGGCGAGTGGAGTGAAGTAGGCCAGCTGGTGGTCCGAACGCTGGTGCTCTACCTGGTGGCCTTGACGGTCTTCCGGGCCATGGGCAAGCGCACGCTGGCCAAGATGGGGCCGTTCGACTTCGCGGTCATCATCATGATCGGGGAAGCCGTGGCCATCGGCATGGAGGATGCCAAGACCCCGCTCATCAATGCGGTGGCCATTACCGTCGCCTTGGGGGCGCTCCAGTACCTGCTCACCTGGTTGAATGTCCGTTTCCGCTGGCTGGAACGGGTCACTCAGGGCACCCCCACCGAGCTCATCCGGGATGGGCAGGTGGATGCAGCGGCCATGCGCCGGGAACGCATCTCCTCTGCCGACTTGCAAATGGAGCTCCGTCAGCAGGAGGTGCAGAGCCCTGAAGAGGTTAAGCGGGCTCTCCTCGAGCCGACCGGGGAGATCAGTGTGGAAAAGGCGTCCGGGTCCGGGGGAGCCGGCCGGAAAGGCGGCGATGCCTGA
- a CDS encoding protein of unknown function (Evidence 5 : Unknown function) translates to MELFGAYLLRGLLADLRAMSVDVLSWPSACERAASIVRSIRFAELKLVRCPSQAPVPRVALVGQGYAWEK, encoded by the coding sequence GTGGAACTTTTCGGGGCTTATCTCCTGCGCGGTCTGCTGGCGGACCTCCGCGCGATGAGCGTGGATGTGCTCAGCTGGCCCAGCGCGTGCGAAAGGGCTGCCAGCATCGTGCGTTCCATCCGCTTCGCGGAGCTGAAGCTGGTGCGTTGCCCGTCGCAGGCGCCGGTGCCCCGCGTGGCCTTGGTCGGGCAGGGATACGCCTGGGAGAAGTAG